A portion of the Elusimicrobiota bacterium genome contains these proteins:
- the mdh gene encoding malate dehydrogenase, with protein MARTKVTVIGAGNVGATLVQRLAEMEVCNEVVVVDIPATEGMPAGKALDLLESGPVVGYDTKITGTTSYEPTAGSDIVVITAGIPRKPGMSRDDLLNTNAKIVASVTENVVKFSPNCILIIVSNPLDAMCQVALKTSKFPKHRVIGMAGVLDSARMRWFIAEALDVSMESVHAMVLGGHGDTMVPMPRFSTVSGISITELLPKEKIEAINQRTRDGGAEIVKLLKTGSAYYAPSASAAEMVESILKDKRKVLPCAALLEGEYGVDGVFVGVPCKLGARGIESIIQLNLTVEERTALLKSAGAVKELVGALK; from the coding sequence ATGGCTCGAACGAAAGTGACGGTGATCGGGGCTGGAAACGTCGGAGCGACGCTCGTGCAGCGCCTCGCCGAGATGGAAGTATGTAACGAGGTCGTCGTAGTTGATATCCCCGCGACCGAGGGGATGCCCGCCGGCAAGGCGCTCGACCTGCTGGAGTCGGGACCCGTCGTCGGCTACGACACCAAGATCACCGGGACGACCTCCTACGAGCCCACCGCCGGCTCCGACATCGTGGTCATCACCGCCGGCATCCCGCGCAAGCCGGGCATGAGCCGCGACGACCTTCTCAACACCAACGCCAAGATCGTGGCGTCGGTGACCGAGAACGTGGTCAAGTTCTCCCCGAACTGCATCCTGATCATCGTCTCGAACCCGCTCGACGCGATGTGCCAGGTCGCGCTGAAGACCTCGAAGTTCCCGAAGCACCGCGTCATCGGCATGGCCGGCGTCCTCGACAGCGCGCGCATGCGCTGGTTCATCGCCGAGGCGCTCGACGTCTCGATGGAGAGCGTGCACGCGATGGTGCTCGGCGGCCACGGCGACACGATGGTGCCGATGCCGAGGTTCTCGACGGTCAGCGGCATCTCCATCACGGAGCTGCTTCCTAAAGAGAAGATCGAGGCGATCAACCAGCGCACCCGCGACGGCGGCGCCGAGATCGTCAAGCTGCTCAAGACCGGCTCGGCGTATTACGCGCCGTCCGCGTCGGCCGCCGAGATGGTCGAGTCGATCCTCAAGGACAAGCGAAAGGTCCTTCCGTGCGCCGCGCTCCTCGAGGGCGAGTACGGCGTGGACGGCGTGTTCGTGGGAGTGCCCTGCAAGCTCGGCGCCCGCGGCATCGAGTCCATCATCCAGCTGAACCTGACCGTCGAGGAGCGCACGGCGCTGCTCAAGTCGGCCGGCGCGGTGAAGGAGCTCGTCGGGGCGCTCAAGTAA
- a CDS encoding acyl-CoA carboxylase subunit beta → MFDKKAKVEAGGGPERHAAQKAQGKLGARERIEMLVDDDSFEEIDALVETRATDFGLDKKYMAADGVITGFARINGRPVCLYAQDFTVVGGSLGLAHAMKICKAMDMAITAGVPVIGLCDSGGARIQEGVESLGGYAEIFYRNVDASGYVPQISAILGPCAGGAVYSPALTDFIFMVEGTSHMFITGPDVVKAATGETCDFETLGGADTHSRLSGVCHFTAGSEHDCFRQIRELLDFLPQNCREKPKAVMPSDDPKRESDVLERVGELEPKKAYKIHDVIWEIADGHQFFEVQRGFARNLVVGFIRLDGESVGVIANNPQVLSGALDIDASEKGARFINFCDSFNIPLLTLVDVPGYWPGLEQEHGGIIRRGAKLLYAYCRTTVPKVTVVLRKAYGGAYDVMSSKHIRGDVNYAWPCAEIAVMGPQGAVSILYKAELKAAKDPEKRRAELVQEYVEKFASPFQAAKRGYVDEVIEARKTRPKVIRAFKFLKGKKVASVPKKHGNIPL, encoded by the coding sequence CTGTTCGACAAGAAGGCCAAGGTCGAGGCCGGCGGCGGCCCCGAGCGCCACGCGGCGCAGAAGGCCCAGGGCAAGCTCGGCGCGCGCGAGCGCATCGAGATGCTCGTCGACGACGACAGCTTCGAGGAGATTGACGCTTTGGTCGAGACCCGCGCGACCGACTTCGGCCTCGACAAGAAGTACATGGCCGCCGACGGCGTGATCACGGGCTTCGCCCGCATCAACGGCCGCCCGGTCTGCCTCTACGCCCAGGACTTCACCGTCGTCGGCGGCTCCCTGGGCCTCGCCCACGCGATGAAGATCTGCAAGGCGATGGACATGGCGATCACGGCCGGCGTGCCCGTCATCGGCCTGTGCGACAGCGGCGGCGCCCGCATCCAGGAGGGCGTCGAGAGCCTGGGCGGCTACGCGGAGATCTTCTACAGGAACGTGGACGCCTCCGGCTATGTTCCCCAGATATCGGCGATCCTCGGGCCCTGCGCCGGCGGCGCCGTGTACTCGCCCGCGCTGACCGACTTCATCTTCATGGTCGAGGGCACGAGCCACATGTTCATCACCGGCCCCGACGTGGTCAAGGCCGCCACCGGCGAGACCTGCGACTTCGAGACGCTCGGCGGCGCCGACACCCATTCGCGCCTGTCGGGCGTGTGCCACTTCACCGCGGGCTCCGAGCACGACTGCTTCCGCCAGATCCGCGAGCTGCTCGACTTCCTGCCGCAGAACTGCCGCGAGAAGCCGAAGGCCGTGATGCCCTCCGACGACCCCAAGCGCGAGAGCGACGTGCTCGAGCGCGTCGGCGAGCTCGAGCCGAAGAAGGCCTACAAGATCCACGACGTCATCTGGGAGATCGCCGACGGGCACCAGTTCTTCGAGGTGCAGCGCGGCTTCGCGCGCAACCTCGTCGTCGGCTTCATCCGCCTCGACGGCGAGTCGGTGGGCGTGATCGCCAACAACCCGCAGGTGCTGTCGGGCGCCCTCGACATCGACGCCTCCGAGAAAGGCGCCCGCTTCATCAACTTCTGCGACTCCTTCAACATCCCGCTCCTGACCTTGGTCGACGTCCCCGGCTACTGGCCGGGTCTCGAGCAGGAGCACGGCGGCATCATCCGCCGCGGCGCCAAGCTCCTCTACGCCTACTGCCGGACGACCGTGCCGAAGGTGACCGTCGTCCTGCGCAAAGCCTACGGCGGGGCCTACGACGTGATGAGCTCCAAGCACATCCGCGGCGACGTGAACTACGCCTGGCCCTGCGCCGAGATCGCCGTCATGGGCCCCCAGGGGGCCGTCAGCATCCTCTATAAGGCGGAGCTCAAGGCCGCCAAGGACCCCGAGAAGCGAAGGGCCGAATTGGTGCAGGAGTACGTCGAGAAGTTCGCCTCGCCGTTCCAGGCCGCCAAGCGCGGCTACGTCGACGAGGTCATCGAGGCCCGCAAGACCCGCCCCAAGGTCATCCGGGCGTTCAAGTTCTTGAAAGGGAAGAAGGTCGCCAGCGTTCCCAAGAAGCACGGCAACATCCCTTTGTAG
- the mce gene encoding methylmalonyl-CoA epimerase — MKLHHIGVAVKDLDEAIARHAKIGLKLIHREKVPSQQVEVAFVGERPWIELLAGTDDESPVSRYIDKRGPGQHHLAFAVPSIAEELKKQAAAGARLIDQAARPGAWGHQVAFLHPKDQGGVLIELVEESR; from the coding sequence ATGAAGCTCCACCACATCGGCGTCGCCGTGAAGGACCTCGACGAGGCGATCGCGCGTCACGCGAAGATCGGCCTCAAGCTCATCCACCGCGAGAAGGTTCCGTCTCAGCAGGTCGAAGTCGCCTTTGTGGGCGAACGACCCTGGATCGAGCTCCTCGCAGGCACAGACGACGAATCGCCAGTGTCTAGATATATAGACAAACGCGGCCCGGGTCAACATCACCTCGCCTTCGCCGTTCCGAGCATCGCCGAAGAGTTGAAGAAGCAGGCCGCCGCCGGTGCGAGGCTCATCGACCAGGCCGCCCGCCCCGGGGCCTGGGGACATCAAGTCGCTTTTCTGCATCCGAAGGATCAGGGCGGAGTCCTTATCGAGTTAGTGGAGGAATCCCGATGA